From the Carassius carassius chromosome 45, fCarCar2.1, whole genome shotgun sequence genome, one window contains:
- the LOC132126967 gene encoding thimet oligopeptidase-like, producing the protein MFILGVSVTRALRRVVLSSSKLKMSLQNGSVTSVQNNSLRWDLSPEEIRHHTHTLIQKIERVYDAVGSVDLGKVCFENTLQVIADAKAEYAASRHVLDFPQYVSPCKEVRLASTEADKRLSDFDVEVSMRVDVFQRLTALQEKQSSDLLPESERFLGRLIKLGKRNGLHLSKDIQEEIKSISKQISELSIDFNQNLNEENTVLLFSQQELVGLAESYVNGLEETEDGRYKITLAYPHYFPLMKRCHVPETRRKMEMAFHSRCKDVNTAILEQLIELRAKLAKLLGFSSHANYVLEMTMAKNPEKVEQFLDELYERLRPVGEQEREYLLSLKRADCERRSLAFDGQLHAWDMPYYMNQVEQVKFAVDKDKLIEYFPLEVVTEGLLDIYQDLLGLRFKQLQDAHVWHDRVKLYSVLDSGTGEEIGQFYLDLHPREGKYGHAACFGLQPGCLGPDGKRRMPIAAMVANFTRPSSSWPSLLQHHEVETFFHEFGHVMHELCSRTRYADFSGTQVETDFVEVPSQMLENWVWEKEPLRRMSRHYKDGSPIPDALLDKLIASRVANTGLMNLRQIVLSKADQTLHTKDRADTAAEFAKHSKDILGIPATPGTNMTASFSHLAGGYDGQYYSYLWSEVYFMDIFFSRFKKEGILNPKVGREYRRVVLEAGGSVDGVDILKTFLGREPRQDAFFQCKGLPQTSTEQNWQ; encoded by the exons ATGTTTATCCTCGGCGTTTCTGTGACCCGAGCGCTAAGAAG AGTTGTTTTGTCCAGCTCAAAGCTGAAGATGAGTCTTCAGAATGGATCGGTCACATCTGTCCAGAACAACAGCCTGCGCTGGGACCTGAGCCCAGAGGAGAtcagacatcacacacacacactgatccagAAGATAGAGCGAGTCTATGACGCAGTGGGCTCCGTGGACCTCGGGAAGGTGTGCTTTGAGAATACACTGCAGGTCATCGCAGATGCAAAAGCAGAGTATGCCG CTTCACGGCATGTGTTGGACTTTCCTCAGTATGTCTCTCCGTGTAAAGAGGTGAGATTGGCGAGCACCGAGGCTGACAAACGGCTGTCGGATTTTGATGTGGAAGTGAGCATGAGGGTAGATGTGTTTCAGAGACTTACAGCTCTGCAG GAAAAACAATCCAGTGATTTATTGCCCGAGTCGGAGAGATTCCTGGGACGACTCATCAAATTAGGGAAACGGAACGGATTGCACTTGTCCAAGGATATCCAAGAA GAAATCAAGTCGATCTCTAAGCAAATAAGTGAACTCTCAATTGATTTCAACCAAAATCTGAATGAAGAAAACACAGTGCTGTTGTTCTCTCAGCAAGAGCTTG TGGGTCTTGCGGAAAGCTACGTGAACGGTCTTGAGGAAACAGAAGATGGGCGGTATAAAATCACCCTCGCGTACCCCCACTACTTCCCCCTGATGAAAAGATGTCATGTTCCCGAAACCAGGAGGAAGATGGAGATGGCCTTTCACAGCAGGTGCAAAGAT GTGAACACTGCCATCCTGGAGCAGCTGATTGAGTTGCGGGCGAAGCTAGCCAAACTCCTGGGCTTCAGCAGTCATGCCAACTATGTGCTGGAAATGACCATGGCCAAAAATCCAGAGAAAGTGGAACAGTTTCTGG ATGAGTTGTATGAGAGGTTGAGACCAGTGGGCGAGCAGGAGCGGGAATACCTGCTGTCACTCAAACGTGCTGACTGTGAGAGGCGGAGCTTGGCGTTTGACGGACAGCTTCACGCATGGGACATGCCCTACTACATGAACCAGGTGGAACAAGTGAAGTTTGCGGTGGATAAGGACAAACTGATCGAGTACTTCCCTCTGGAGGTGGTGACCGAGGGCCTGCTGGACATCTATCAGGATCTGTTGGGTCTGAGGTTCAAGCAGCTGCAGGACGCTCACGTGTGGCACGACAGGGTCAAACTCTACTCCGTACTGGACTCTGGGACTGGAGAGGAGATCGGACAGTTTTACCTGGACTTGCATCCCAG GGAGGGTAAGTATGGTCATGCTGCATGCTTTGGGCTCCAGCCGGGATGTCTCGGGCCTGATGGGAAGCGTAGGATGCCTATAGCTGCCATGGTGGCCAACTTCACGAGACCCTCGAGCAGCTGGCCTTCGCTCCTGCAGCACCACGAGGTGGAGACCTTCTTCCATGAGTTCGGACATGTCATGCATGAGCTCTGCTCCCGG ACGCGCTACGCAGACTTCAGTGGGACGCAGGTGGAGACTGATTTCGTGGAGGTGCCGTCTCAGATGCTGGAGAATTGGGTTTGGGAGAAGGAGCCGCTCAGGAGGATGTCCCGACACTATAAGGATGGCAGCCCCATCCCAGACGCTCTGCTGGATAAACTCATAGCATCTAGAGTGGCCAACACAG GTCTGATGAACCTCAGGCAGATTGTTCTCAGTAAAGCTGACCAGACGCTCCACACTAAAGACAGAGCGGACACTGCGGCCGAGTTCGCCAAGCACAGCAAAGACATCCTGGGCATCCCGGCCACACCAG GCACAAACATGACGGCTAGTTTCAGTCATTTAGCCGGAGGATATGACGGTCAGTACTACAGCTACCTCTGGAGTGAGGTCTACTTCATGGACATCTTCTTCAGTCGCTTCAAAAAGGAAGGAATCTTGAATCCAAAG GTGGGCAGGGAATACAGGCGTGTGGTTCTGGAGGCTGGAGGCTCAGTGGACGGTGTGGACATTTTGAAGACGTTCCTGGGTCGAGAACCCCGCCAGGATGCCTTTTTTCAATGTAAAGGACTCCCACAAACCAGTACGGAACAAAACTGGCAGTGA